A stretch of the Pseudalkalibacillus hwajinpoensis genome encodes the following:
- a CDS encoding aspartyl-phosphate phosphatase Spo0E family protein translates to MYDAIEKKRKEMFEVAGRYGFASERTIRCSQELDRLLNALMQMNHQNEEVL, encoded by the coding sequence ATGTATGATGCAATTGAAAAAAAACGCAAAGAAATGTTTGAAGTTGCGGGACGATATGGATTTGCATCAGAGAGAACCATTCGCTGTAGTCAGGAGCTTGACCGATTATTAAATGCCCTAATGCAAATGAACCATCAAAATGAGGAAGTTTTGTGA
- a CDS encoding TVP38/TMEM64 family protein — translation MEWEMIKDFLNEETIREWLGQYRALGPLPGILLPMLEAVIPILPLFLFVAGNAAAYGFWYGSLLSWLGASLGALIVFIVVRKLARQRFMRVITKHAKIEKTLRWIERHGFGMVFLLLCFPFTPSALINVVAGLSNMSIRSFVLAVLLGKMVMISIVSFIGHDVFALIHRPLEMVLILAAIVVLWGAGKLIEIKLNQRPRKHRTEDHVR, via the coding sequence ATGGAATGGGAAATGATTAAAGACTTTTTGAATGAAGAAACAATCAGAGAGTGGCTAGGTCAGTATCGTGCACTTGGTCCTTTGCCTGGAATTTTGCTACCAATGCTTGAGGCTGTGATTCCCATATTACCCCTTTTTCTTTTTGTAGCAGGAAATGCGGCTGCGTATGGATTCTGGTATGGCTCTTTACTTTCATGGCTTGGTGCATCTCTTGGCGCTTTGATCGTTTTTATAGTGGTCAGAAAGCTTGCTAGACAGCGCTTCATGCGAGTGATTACAAAACATGCCAAAATCGAAAAAACACTTCGCTGGATCGAGCGGCATGGATTTGGGATGGTATTTCTTCTACTTTGTTTTCCATTTACGCCATCAGCTTTAATCAACGTCGTCGCAGGTCTTTCAAATATGAGCATTAGAAGCTTTGTACTCGCCGTTTTACTAGGGAAAATGGTGATGATATCGATCGTGTCTTTTATTGGACATGATGTCTTTGCCCTGATCCATCGTCCTTTGGAGATGGTGCTGATTCTCGCTGCTATAGTTGTATTATGGGGAGCGGGCAAACTAATTGAAATCAAATTGAATCAACGCCCGAGAAAACATCGTACTGAAGATCATGTGAGATAA
- a CDS encoding SurA N-terminal domain-containing protein produces the protein MKKYLGLLMLIGVLLLAACNNNSEANKEEKPSEESGTMDQTQEELEAMKVKEDKVVATVNGEDIKGKDYNSMLVQTQLRYTMSGEDPSDTEVAKSIEEEVMDNLIGQELLLQKAKEEGFSASDKEVETELEQIKAQFDGEDELKKALEGQGMTLAQLESQYSDIVVVDKFVKEKIETPEVTEEEMKSFYDDQFSKDAENPPSFEEMKDRIKDYLVETKTQEKVQQMKEDLLKKAEVEEKL, from the coding sequence ATGAAAAAATATCTTGGCTTATTAATGCTTATTGGAGTTCTTTTGCTCGCTGCTTGTAACAATAATAGTGAAGCGAACAAAGAAGAAAAGCCTTCAGAAGAATCAGGAACAATGGATCAAACACAGGAAGAACTAGAAGCGATGAAGGTAAAAGAAGATAAGGTTGTTGCTACTGTAAATGGTGAAGATATTAAGGGAAAAGATTATAATTCGATGCTAGTTCAAACTCAGCTGCGCTATACGATGAGCGGTGAAGATCCATCGGATACGGAAGTGGCGAAGTCAATTGAAGAAGAAGTTATGGATAATTTAATCGGACAGGAACTTCTGCTTCAGAAAGCAAAGGAAGAAGGTTTCTCTGCATCAGATAAAGAAGTTGAAACTGAACTTGAGCAAATAAAGGCTCAATTTGATGGTGAGGATGAGCTGAAGAAAGCGCTAGAAGGTCAAGGCATGACGCTTGCTCAGCTTGAAAGTCAGTATTCTGATATTGTCGTTGTAGATAAGTTCGTTAAAGAGAAAATTGAAACACCCGAAGTGACCGAAGAAGAGATGAAATCATTTTATGATGATCAGTTCTCAAAAGATGCTGAGAATCCACCATCTTTTGAAGAAATGAAGGATCGTATAAAAGACTATTTGGTCGAAACCAAAACGCAAGAGAAGGTTCAGCAAATGAAAGAAGATTTACTAAAGAAAGCCGAAGTCGAAGAGAAGTTATAG
- a CDS encoding manganese catalase family protein: MWLYEKKLQYPVKVSTCNPMLAKFLIEQYGGADGELAAALRYLNQRYTIPDKVVGLLTDIGTEEFAHLEMIATMIYKLTKDATADQMKEAGLGAHYANHDSALYYSNAAGVPWTASYIAAKGDPIADLYEDIAAEEKARATYQWIIDLSDDPDLNDSLAFLREREIIHSQRFREAVEILKEERDKKRIF, encoded by the coding sequence ATGTGGCTATATGAAAAGAAATTGCAATATCCCGTTAAAGTCAGTACATGTAACCCCATGCTTGCCAAATTTTTGATTGAGCAATATGGTGGTGCTGATGGTGAACTAGCAGCAGCCCTCCGTTATTTGAATCAACGGTATACCATTCCTGATAAGGTCGTCGGGTTATTAACCGATATCGGAACAGAAGAATTTGCTCATCTCGAAATGATCGCTACAATGATCTACAAACTCACAAAAGACGCAACCGCAGATCAAATGAAAGAAGCTGGACTCGGCGCCCACTATGCTAATCATGACAGTGCCCTATACTACTCCAATGCCGCTGGCGTCCCATGGACAGCAAGCTACATCGCCGCCAAAGGAGATCCAATCGCCGATCTATACGAAGACATCGCCGCAGAAGAAAAAGCAAGAGCCACCTACCAATGGATCATCGACCTCTCAGACGACCCAGACCTAAACGACTCCCTCGCCTTCCTAAGAGAACGAGAAATCATCCACTCCCAACGCTTCAGAGAAGCCGTTGAAATACTTAAAGAAGAAAGAGATAAGAAAAGGATATTTTAA
- a CDS encoding amino acid ABC transporter permease — protein MGEIHWEYLFDAGLALKSFPYVIQGLGLTLLIAFVGMIIGLVMGLFLALGRMSKWRALRWPARLYISFMRGTPILVFLYILYFGLPVVGIEFSALTSALIGFSLNSAAYIAEIQRSALSSVEKGQWEASTALGMPYWTTMREVILPQATRIAIPPLSNVMLDLIKASSLAAVITVPELLHHAKIVGGREFDFMTMYILVALIYWAVCVCVSFIQERLEKRYHYLH, from the coding sequence GTGGGGGAAATACATTGGGAATATCTATTTGATGCGGGTCTTGCGTTAAAGTCGTTTCCCTATGTCATTCAAGGACTTGGATTAACGTTATTGATCGCGTTTGTTGGAATGATTATCGGACTGGTGATGGGGTTATTTCTTGCTCTTGGAAGAATGTCAAAATGGAGAGCCCTCAGGTGGCCAGCTCGACTTTACATTTCGTTTATGAGGGGTACACCGATTCTTGTTTTTCTTTATATTCTTTATTTCGGGTTACCTGTCGTTGGCATTGAGTTTTCAGCTTTAACATCAGCATTGATTGGTTTTAGCTTAAATAGCGCCGCCTATATTGCTGAAATACAGCGATCTGCGCTGTCATCTGTTGAAAAAGGGCAGTGGGAGGCTTCGACAGCGCTCGGTATGCCTTATTGGACAACAATGAGGGAAGTCATATTGCCGCAGGCAACGCGAATAGCGATTCCGCCATTATCGAATGTGATGCTTGATCTAATCAAGGCATCATCTTTAGCGGCGGTCATTACAGTTCCAGAATTACTCCATCATGCGAAAATAGTTGGAGGCCGAGAGTTCGACTTTATGACGATGTACATATTAGTTGCGCTAATTTATTGGGCTGTTTGTGTATGTGTGTCTTTCATACAAGAGCGATTAGAAAAACGATATCATTATTTACACTAA
- a CDS encoding pyridoxamine 5'-phosphate oxidase family protein gives MAKKGIMTELTEDLVTFLEGEKLVMLATIDHESHTPNVSAISWVKSLDKNNIRFSVTSNSRTIQNVKQHSNVVFTIIGLETVYSIHGKASILEEAMQGVSLKLAKINVEVTQVAESMFWGAKITAEPQYEKTYNQKKAEALDEEVYEALLK, from the coding sequence TTGGCGAAGAAGGGGATTATGACAGAGCTAACAGAAGATCTTGTAACCTTTTTAGAAGGAGAAAAGCTTGTAATGCTTGCAACGATTGATCATGAAAGCCATACACCCAATGTATCAGCGATATCATGGGTGAAAAGCTTAGATAAAAATAATATTCGCTTTTCTGTGACTTCTAACTCAAGAACAATTCAAAATGTCAAACAGCATTCTAATGTTGTCTTTACAATAATCGGATTGGAAACGGTATATTCCATTCACGGAAAAGCTTCTATCCTAGAGGAAGCGATGCAAGGAGTGTCACTGAAGCTTGCTAAGATTAATGTGGAAGTTACTCAAGTCGCAGAAAGCATGTTCTGGGGTGCGAAAATAACGGCAGAACCACAATATGAAAAAACATATAACCAAAAGAAAGCGGAAGCTCTTGATGAAGAAGTGTACGAAGCGTTGTTAAAATAG
- a CDS encoding DUF3891 family protein — MIVYEDNDCFVMITQHDHALLSGQFAEALRKPFWPENLYQEDVLYAIKHHDRGWIPLDEVPFWNDRREAPYSFLDFPLATKLQFYKKGIEEVSEKTIYGAFLCSKHYRSFFNGAESEHAIRFYAEEENRQDQLKESIDIPDDLLTFHYQLLQFCDDLSLYACFQEPGVQKEEELSWYRNGFPQSFYFLEEQDLIRTSWKSTDTIQISHPLFDEDHVFQVQLKRVPKELIGTEGISKAYQSTPVEYRRFHFSS; from the coding sequence ATGATTGTTTATGAGGATAATGATTGTTTTGTTATGATTACACAGCATGATCACGCCTTGCTTTCAGGGCAGTTTGCAGAAGCGTTGCGGAAACCTTTTTGGCCAGAGAACCTTTATCAGGAAGATGTTTTATACGCGATAAAACATCATGATCGTGGATGGATTCCACTTGATGAAGTTCCTTTTTGGAATGATCGCCGCGAAGCACCCTACTCCTTCTTAGACTTCCCTCTAGCTACTAAGCTACAATTCTATAAGAAAGGGATCGAGGAAGTGAGTGAAAAAACAATTTACGGGGCTTTTCTTTGTAGCAAACACTATCGCTCTTTCTTTAATGGTGCCGAGTCGGAGCATGCGATTCGTTTTTACGCAGAAGAAGAGAATAGACAAGATCAGCTCAAGGAATCAATTGATATTCCTGATGATCTTCTAACATTTCATTATCAACTTCTTCAATTTTGTGACGACCTCTCGCTCTATGCTTGTTTTCAAGAACCGGGTGTCCAAAAAGAGGAAGAGCTCTCCTGGTATCGGAATGGATTCCCTCAATCCTTTTATTTTCTGGAGGAACAAGATTTAATACGGACAAGCTGGAAATCTACTGATACGATACAAATATCTCATCCTCTATTTGATGAAGACCACGTCTTTCAGGTGCAGCTTAAGCGTGTTCCAAAAGAACTGATCGGGACTGAAGGAATTTCAAAAGCTTATCAATCTACTCCAGTTGAATATCGTAGATTTCACTTTAGTAGCTAA
- a CDS encoding LTA synthase family protein produces MEAERTKEKSVWHFYLLLVGLLVLKTYLVYRFEFSFSLSGIGEEMFLFINSIGSIVLLLGIGLFRKQSKPGLILAVYFILSALLYCNILYYRFYIDFVTVPVLFQFGNVGGLGQSTVELLNLYDPLIVLDSIILFWILKRNHLHKTPLSEKLRKRTAFTGVGILVGTAGLALIMHPLLFEKSYDRELFVKSLGAYTYHIYDIGYNSFTSINSAFADDTELSEIESYVEKKELKSSSYEGIAKGKNLIIISLESTQAFMLDESIDGEEATPYLNKLKEESFFFPNFYHQTAQGKTSDAEFMIDNSLYPLSGGSVFVRKPQNEFFSLPEALNDEGYTTTSFHGNDREFWNRSEMYETLGYDRFYSKKDFEVSDDNSINYGLKDIPFFKQSIPYLKELDQPYSAKFLTLTNHFPYLLEEKDTMISLPETPEEVVNRYYATVRYEDEAIKTFFEEMKAAGLYEDSIFVLYGDHYGLSETYDKALGDYLGEEIGPVEHVDLQKVPLIIHVPGEEGKVIDTVGGQVDLKPTILEMLGVEESTSLNFGTSLFSKKREDLVIFRDGSFVTENLIYTKNTCYNKETSSKTNRNKCARYFGQVQDELDYSDQVIYGDLLRFIE; encoded by the coding sequence ATGGAAGCAGAGAGAACAAAAGAAAAGTCAGTGTGGCATTTTTATTTATTATTAGTGGGATTACTTGTTCTGAAAACGTATCTTGTTTATCGATTTGAATTTTCGTTTTCATTGAGCGGAATTGGCGAAGAAATGTTTCTGTTCATTAATTCAATAGGGTCAATCGTATTACTGCTAGGTATAGGTCTTTTTAGGAAGCAGTCAAAACCAGGCCTAATATTAGCAGTTTATTTTATTTTATCAGCTCTACTTTATTGTAATATTTTATATTATCGTTTCTACATAGACTTTGTTACCGTTCCTGTTCTTTTTCAATTTGGTAACGTTGGAGGTTTAGGTCAAAGTACAGTTGAGCTGTTGAATTTATATGATCCGCTCATCGTGCTCGACTCCATCATCTTATTTTGGATCCTAAAACGAAATCATTTACATAAGACCCCGTTATCAGAGAAACTACGAAAAAGAACGGCGTTTACTGGTGTCGGCATATTAGTAGGAACAGCTGGACTGGCGTTAATTATGCATCCATTACTATTTGAAAAATCATATGATCGAGAGTTATTTGTTAAGTCACTTGGTGCTTATACATATCATATTTATGATATAGGCTATAACTCGTTTACATCCATTAATAGTGCGTTTGCGGATGATACGGAACTATCAGAGATCGAAAGTTATGTAGAGAAAAAGGAATTGAAGTCTTCCTCCTATGAAGGGATCGCGAAAGGGAAAAATCTGATCATTATTTCTTTAGAATCTACGCAAGCATTTATGCTCGATGAAAGTATCGATGGGGAAGAAGCCACACCTTATCTAAATAAGTTGAAGGAAGAAAGTTTTTTCTTTCCTAATTTCTATCACCAGACAGCACAGGGGAAAACGTCTGATGCTGAATTTATGATTGATAACAGTTTGTATCCACTTTCCGGAGGGTCTGTGTTCGTTAGAAAGCCACAGAATGAGTTTTTCTCGCTTCCTGAGGCATTAAATGACGAGGGGTATACGACAACTTCTTTTCATGGAAATGATCGGGAATTTTGGAATAGGTCAGAAATGTATGAAACGCTTGGTTACGATCGCTTTTATTCAAAAAAGGATTTTGAAGTGAGTGACGATAATTCCATCAACTACGGTTTGAAGGATATCCCGTTCTTCAAGCAATCGATTCCTTACTTAAAAGAACTGGATCAGCCATATTCGGCAAAATTTCTTACACTGACAAATCATTTTCCTTACTTATTAGAAGAAAAAGACACAATGATTTCACTGCCGGAGACTCCGGAAGAAGTAGTAAACCGATATTATGCAACGGTTCGCTATGAGGATGAAGCGATTAAGACTTTCTTTGAAGAAATGAAAGCTGCTGGTTTATATGAAGACTCCATTTTTGTTCTTTATGGTGATCATTATGGGTTATCTGAAACATATGATAAAGCTCTTGGCGATTATCTAGGTGAAGAAATAGGTCCTGTAGAACATGTCGATCTACAAAAAGTGCCTCTCATCATTCACGTTCCAGGTGAAGAAGGCAAGGTGATTGATACAGTTGGAGGACAGGTTGATTTAAAGCCGACAATCTTAGAGATGTTAGGCGTAGAAGAAAGCACAAGTTTGAATTTTGGCACAAGCCTATTCTCGAAAAAACGAGAAGATCTCGTTATTTTCAGGGATGGAAGCTTTGTGACAGAGAATCTTATCTATACTAAAAATACGTGTTATAACAAAGAAACAAGTTCAAAAACCAATCGAAACAAATGTGCTCGCTATTTTGGTCAGGTTCAAGATGAATTAGATTATTCTGATCAAGTGATCTATGGTGATTTACTCCGTTTCATTGAATAG
- a CDS encoding HD domain-containing protein → MDTILSELRTYVRRKLEREGSGHDWHHIDRVVKQAKRIADEESANTFICEVAALVHDLADDKVASSEQEGIREVEALLYQLKAADREHVMEIITTISYKGGNRPPVKSLEAQVVQDADRLDAIGAIGIARTFVYAGSKAELIYDPSIEPRTNMTMDAYRNEQSTAINHFYEKLLKLKDLMNTETGKSLAEERHEFIQSFLSQFHGEWEGNR, encoded by the coding sequence ATGGATACTATTTTGAGTGAACTTAGAACGTACGTTAGACGAAAATTAGAAAGAGAAGGTAGCGGTCACGACTGGCATCATATTGATCGGGTTGTGAAACAAGCAAAAAGAATAGCAGATGAAGAGAGTGCTAACACCTTTATTTGTGAAGTAGCAGCACTCGTTCATGATTTAGCAGATGATAAAGTAGCTTCCTCAGAGCAAGAGGGGATAAGAGAGGTAGAAGCGTTGCTATATCAATTAAAGGCTGCGGATCGAGAACACGTTATGGAAATTATTACGACTATTTCTTATAAAGGAGGGAATCGCCCACCAGTCAAGAGTCTCGAAGCACAAGTTGTGCAAGATGCGGACAGATTAGATGCGATAGGGGCGATTGGCATTGCACGAACGTTTGTGTACGCCGGCTCCAAAGCAGAATTGATTTATGACCCTTCTATTGAACCAAGAACAAATATGACAATGGATGCCTATCGAAATGAACAGTCTACCGCTATTAATCATTTTTATGAAAAACTTCTGAAATTAAAAGATCTTATGAATACCGAGACGGGAAAAAGTCTTGCAGAAGAACGGCATGAATTCATACAATCATTTTTATCACAGTTTCATGGAGAGTGGGAAGGGAATCGATAA
- a CDS encoding GNAT family N-acetyltransferase → MTLEKAQEIQTWTYDEPYSLYSFTGDQEELLEFMNGSYFFVIDDKRNLIGYFCYGESAQVPAGHQVDAYEENFIDIGLGLHPNKAGKGTGLAFLKVGLAYAIEINGFSNVRLTVASFNRRAIKVYERAGFTYEKSFTNGSTNFNIMIKRNGNSTHL, encoded by the coding sequence ATGACCTTAGAAAAGGCACAAGAAATTCAAACGTGGACATATGACGAACCTTATTCTTTGTATAGTTTTACAGGCGATCAAGAAGAATTATTAGAGTTTATGAATGGGTCTTATTTTTTTGTGATAGATGACAAAAGAAATTTGATTGGATACTTTTGCTATGGAGAATCGGCTCAGGTACCAGCTGGTCACCAAGTTGACGCCTACGAGGAGAACTTTATAGATATTGGTTTGGGACTACATCCAAATAAGGCGGGCAAAGGAACCGGGTTAGCATTTTTGAAGGTAGGACTTGCTTATGCAATAGAAATCAATGGGTTCTCAAATGTCAGACTGACCGTAGCATCGTTTAATAGGCGGGCGATCAAGGTGTATGAGAGAGCTGGATTCACTTATGAAAAATCATTTACGAACGGCTCGACGAATTTTAATATCATGATAAAAAGAAATGGGAATAGCACTCATCTATAA
- a CDS encoding protease complex subunit PrcB family protein gives MRSLLLVISMMFVILAGCGNNSSQTSNESNGGEQMQEKIAFETVEMQNAPKDVQTTVQQKWLEKSTFTIPSNDDLYIIITRGEMPTGGYSVSIDSIIKEGNEIVVSYFYTDPKKDDMVTQAITKPIVISKIEMTNTRVNFKEIQKSVPN, from the coding sequence TTGCGTTCATTATTATTAGTTATTTCAATGATGTTCGTTATCTTGGCGGGGTGCGGTAATAATTCATCTCAAACCTCTAACGAATCGAACGGAGGAGAACAAATGCAGGAAAAAATCGCTTTTGAAACAGTCGAAATGCAGAATGCTCCTAAAGATGTTCAGACAACCGTTCAACAAAAATGGTTAGAAAAATCCACTTTTACGATTCCATCAAATGACGATCTCTATATTATTATTACTCGTGGTGAAATGCCAACAGGTGGTTATTCAGTTTCAATCGACAGTATTATTAAAGAAGGCAACGAAATTGTTGTCTCGTATTTCTATACTGATCCGAAAAAGGATGATATGGTTACACAAGCCATTACAAAACCAATTGTGATCTCAAAAATCGAGATGACGAATACTCGTGTTAATTTTAAAGAAATTCAAAAAAGCGTTCCTAATTAA
- a CDS encoding spore coat associated protein CotJA, giving the protein MYTHRKYYEPYVSPFDPCPPIRVKSYSTPPNLYMGFQPPGLEQYSAREALSRGTLWKAFYDPYPYPSKQGE; this is encoded by the coding sequence ATGTATACCCACAGAAAGTATTACGAGCCTTATGTTAGTCCATTTGATCCATGTCCCCCTATTCGAGTGAAATCTTATTCCACTCCTCCTAATCTTTATATGGGATTTCAGCCCCCAGGACTGGAGCAATATTCCGCACGTGAAGCTCTCTCTCGAGGTACTCTCTGGAAAGCCTTCTATGATCCCTATCCTTATCCTTCAAAGCAGGGGGAGTAA
- a CDS encoding transporter substrate-binding domain-containing protein has translation MTNFVKRLAPVLLMGLVVFVISACSNGGNESNEATENKPTAWEEIQEEGKITVATSGTLYPTSYYEEGSDEVTGYEVEVVKEMAKRLDLEVEFEEMGFDGMLTSINSGKVDLAANDITSTEEREEKFAFSEPVKYSYGTAIVRKDDLSGIDSLDDLEGKKAAGASTTVYMKVAREHGAEEVTYDNATNEQYLRDVSTGRTDIILNDYYLQKLALAAFPDLNITIHPDIEYYPNDQSIVMKKDSGELETKVNETIKEMKEDGTLKELSEKFFDGANVSVKPDIDFEE, from the coding sequence ATGACTAATTTCGTTAAGCGACTGGCTCCTGTACTTTTAATGGGGCTAGTTGTTTTTGTGATAAGTGCTTGTTCGAACGGTGGAAACGAATCGAATGAAGCAACTGAAAATAAACCGACTGCCTGGGAAGAGATTCAAGAAGAAGGAAAGATTACGGTAGCTACGTCTGGGACGCTCTATCCAACTTCTTATTATGAAGAAGGTTCTGACGAAGTGACGGGGTACGAAGTTGAAGTTGTAAAAGAGATGGCGAAACGCCTTGATCTTGAAGTTGAATTTGAAGAAATGGGCTTTGATGGCATGTTAACAAGCATCAACTCAGGGAAAGTAGATCTTGCTGCAAACGATATTACATCAACGGAAGAGCGAGAAGAAAAATTTGCTTTTTCTGAACCAGTTAAATACTCTTACGGAACAGCGATCGTAAGAAAAGATGATTTATCTGGAATTGATTCACTAGATGATCTTGAAGGGAAGAAAGCCGCTGGTGCTTCAACAACCGTTTATATGAAGGTAGCTCGTGAGCACGGTGCTGAGGAAGTAACTTACGATAATGCGACAAACGAACAGTATTTACGTGATGTATCAACAGGGAGAACGGATATTATCTTGAATGATTATTACTTACAGAAGCTCGCTCTTGCTGCCTTTCCGGATTTAAATATTACAATCCATCCAGATATCGAATACTATCCAAATGATCAGTCGATCGTTATGAAAAAAGATAGCGGAGAACTGGAAACAAAAGTGAATGAAACCATTAAAGAGATGAAGGAAGACGGCACGCTCAAAGAGCTTTCAGAGAAGTTCTTTGATGGAGCTAACGTATCAGTTAAGCCAGATATTGATTTTGAAGAATAA
- a CDS encoding spore coat protein CotJB, with translation MSKQLPKAYYELLEELQATDFVLVELTLYLDTHPDDYEAIQQFNEYAKRSKHLKKRYEKEYGPLQQYGNSYSNYPWNWGDAPWPWQV, from the coding sequence ATGTCTAAACAGCTACCGAAAGCCTACTATGAGCTGTTAGAGGAACTGCAGGCCACTGATTTCGTTCTCGTTGAACTGACTCTTTACCTTGATACACACCCGGATGACTACGAAGCCATTCAACAATTCAATGAATATGCCAAAAGAAGTAAGCATCTTAAGAAACGCTATGAAAAGGAATATGGTCCCCTTCAGCAATACGGCAACAGCTATTCAAACTACCCATGGAATTGGGGCGACGCACCGTGGCCATGGCAAGTCTAG